One Candidatus Limnocylindria bacterium genomic region harbors:
- a CDS encoding YIP1 family protein gives MTDRMLGALRLQTATYEEIEADQKGTGEAAFIVVATSLVSGAVNGVLTGASSGLFGALGSFLGWAFYAWIAYIVGVKLFPGKDTKSSWGEIARTLGYANTPRFLIIFELVPGFAAITRTVVGLWVLGATIVALRSALDISTGRAIWIAIASAIGQVIVIAVALTIAANLIPS, from the coding sequence ATGACTGACCGGATGCTTGGCGCGCTCCGGCTCCAAACGGCGACATACGAGGAGATCGAGGCCGACCAGAAGGGGACGGGCGAGGCAGCGTTCATCGTTGTGGCGACGAGTCTGGTGAGCGGGGCCGTGAACGGCGTGCTCACCGGCGCATCGAGCGGACTCTTCGGAGCGCTCGGCTCGTTCCTCGGATGGGCGTTCTACGCGTGGATCGCCTACATCGTCGGTGTGAAGCTGTTCCCGGGAAAGGACACGAAGTCGAGCTGGGGAGAGATCGCGCGCACGCTGGGGTACGCCAACACGCCGCGCTTCCTCATCATCTTCGAGCTCGTTCCGGGATTCGCCGCGATCACCCGGACGGTCGTCGGTCTCTGGGTGCTCGGGGCGACGATCGTCGCGCTGCGCTCGGCGCTCGACATCTCGACGGGCCGCGCGATCTGGATCGCGATCGCCAGCGCGATCGGCCAGGTCATCGTCATCGCGGTGGCGCTCACGATCGCGGCCAACCTGA